The following coding sequences lie in one Helicobacter fennelliae genomic window:
- a CDS encoding DUF6402 family protein, with amino-acid sequence MFKENNAKKERQAQQIIPFDETTLSTELECCYNEFKYYKDKAKNEIAALGFAVSYILQFLWQNTPKIDTIIDFTQMIRQTKIINSQEQQKLQEIQSLLSAKGIEPLKLYYTPYPRDTEDSEEKLKRQRAEKYSRHQDNKNNIIRQNKRPIRFYTTLDWDKFYMNFPVIKRLSKDYLNNKQGIYSKNFTDQMEEMLTQNQYIFSILKKLPQGEHIFHFAIDIRENRSDKNVDSYIIIREGDKVPQGYKLVSQCKPYEIDTLNCQNQSFSDEEFMRQAITNLLLNMTGQFSTDISVALLIRQAGKNVPIVGQGILAYEAYNVSKEINQQSWNDTMQDLSLYACSGKFSLNYAPTKISIRKRIKGNTSAIEYRIDEMVAYIYDSFDFLDQYHEFNDDGEIIKLGQPVGAWDFEKRAFSIWGSIRQMATYKPEKFILSNMISLNIENVLLGRKQQFYYLYNQDYQDYQNLHPMD; translated from the coding sequence GTGTTTAAAGAGAACAATGCCAAAAAGGAAAGACAGGCACAGCAAATAATTCCATTTGATGAAACAACTTTATCAACAGAATTAGAATGCTGCTACAATGAGTTTAAATATTATAAAGATAAAGCAAAGAATGAAATCGCAGCACTTGGGTTTGCAGTAAGTTATATTTTACAGTTCTTATGGCAGAATACCCCCAAAATTGACACAATTATAGATTTTACACAAATGATAAGACAAACAAAAATTATAAACTCGCAAGAGCAACAAAAATTGCAAGAAATACAAAGCCTATTAAGTGCTAAAGGTATAGAACCCCTAAAATTGTATTATACTCCTTATCCAAGAGATACAGAAGATTCAGAGGAAAAACTAAAAAGACAAAGAGCAGAAAAATATTCACGCCACCAAGACAATAAAAATAATATCATACGACAAAATAAACGCCCTATAAGATTCTATACGACACTTGATTGGGATAAATTTTATATGAATTTTCCTGTGATAAAAAGACTAAGTAAAGATTATTTAAACAATAAGCAAGGCATATATAGTAAAAATTTTACAGACCAAATGGAAGAAATGCTTACTCAAAATCAATATATTTTTAGCATATTGAAAAAACTCCCTCAAGGAGAACATATTTTTCACTTTGCCATAGATATAAGGGAAAATAGGAGTGATAAAAATGTGGATTCTTATATCATCATAAGAGAGGGCGATAAAGTGCCACAAGGATACAAGCTTGTATCACAATGCAAACCTTATGAGATAGATACTTTAAATTGCCAGAACCAAAGTTTTAGTGATGAAGAATTTATGAGACAAGCCATTACGAATTTGCTACTAAATATGACAGGACAATTTAGCACAGATATTTCAGTAGCATTACTTATTAGGCAAGCGGGCAAGAATGTTCCTATCGTAGGACAAGGAATATTGGCTTATGAAGCCTACAATGTGAGCAAAGAAATTAATCAGCAATCTTGGAATGACACAATGCAAGATTTATCACTTTATGCGTGCAGTGGAAAATTTAGCCTTAATTATGCTCCTACAAAGATAAGCATTAGAAAACGAATTAAAGGCAACACAAGTGCCATAGAGTATCGTATTGATGAGATGGTAGCTTATATCTATGATAGTTTTGATTTTTTAGACCAATATCACGAGTTTAATGATGATGGAGAAATTATTAAGTTAGGGCAACCTGTGGGAGCTTGGGATTTTGAGAAAAGAGCCTTTAGTATATGGGGTTCAATTAGACAAATGGCGACATATAAACCTGAGAAGTTTATATTAAGCAATATGATTAGTTTAAATATTGAAAATGTTTTATTAGGAAGAAAGCAACAATTCTATTATCTCTACAACCAAGATTATCAAGACTATCAAAATTTACACCCTATGGACTAG
- a CDS encoding T6SS effector amidase Tae4 family protein codes for MRDFLYVKWGFEKPYNPKEMYSKNDNIAFRQELQNFKKNGIVVMQVSGWGNAGGHTTLWNGKGFLDETNYLDYYKEAIFVRELCFWELL; via the coding sequence ATAAGGGATTTTTTATATGTAAAATGGGGGTTTGAAAAGCCATACAATCCAAAAGAAATGTATTCAAAAAATGATAATATAGCATTTAGACAAGAGTTGCAAAACTTTAAGAAAAATGGTATTGTGGTTATGCAAGTAAGTGGTTGGGGAAATGCAGGGGGACATACGACTCTATGGAATGGGAAAGGGTTTTTAGATGAGACAAATTATTTAGACTATTATAAAGAAGCTATATTTGTCCGAGAACTCTGTTTTTGGGAATTATTGTAA
- a CDS encoding T6SS effector amidase Tae4 family protein: MIESKDRQARESKNSQNNTKQIIDSKPTSSVRESRESKPIDSDSVCARSGGNGGLAPIDDTNLPQANCNEIIDSLLTLKLINGGYKDKLWSYGEEVEEEIEEKIDISQGILIASNDDAIAYQALEEMNKKEKWKQLKTSYLAIHNIAQTDIKMSRQRIGEKRLWDWIHSEDNYLEYGENEFIKAEIRYYKIGGPIYDVFLNTPHQYINTCAARISKALTDFGIVIKKLQGMKNNAYVANAGTNTKPYKILVRVEDMIDFLKLNDSLGEPIVFRPKVNQTSDAFCKEVLSSLNANGIIAMIITFRDAGGHVTLWDNDKGEFLDNVDNSDGVNYMNGRYNIREVYFWEIAR, from the coding sequence ATGATAGAATCTAAAGATAGACAAGCCAGAGAATCTAAAAACTCTCAAAACAACACAAAACAAATCATAGATTCTAAGCCCACCAGCAGTGTTAGGGAATCTAGAGAATCTAAGCCAATAGATTCAGATAGTGTATGTGCGCGAAGCGGAGGCAATGGGGGCTTAGCTCCCATTGACGATACCAATTTGCCACAGGCAAATTGCAATGAGATAATAGATTCTCTACTCACACTTAAACTTATCAATGGGGGATATAAAGATAAATTGTGGAGTTATGGGGAGGAGGTGGAAGAAGAGATAGAAGAGAAAATAGATATATCACAAGGCATTCTTATAGCGAGTAATGATGATGCAATAGCATATCAGGCATTAGAGGAAATGAATAAAAAAGAAAAATGGAAACAACTTAAAACATCATATCTTGCTATACATAATATTGCTCAGACAGATATAAAGATGTCAAGACAAAGAATAGGCGAAAAGAGATTATGGGATTGGATACATAGTGAAGACAATTATCTTGAGTATGGTGAGAATGAATTTATCAAAGCTGAAATACGTTATTATAAGATAGGTGGTCCCATATATGATGTATTTCTGAATACACCACATCAATATATTAATACTTGTGCTGCTAGAATCAGTAAAGCTCTTACGGATTTTGGAATAGTTATTAAAAAGCTACAAGGCATGAAAAATAATGCTTATGTGGCAAATGCTGGGACAAATACCAAGCCCTATAAAATTCTTGTAAGAGTTGAAGATATGATAGACTTTTTAAAACTTAATGATAGTTTGGGAGAGCCTATCGTTTTTAGACCAAAAGTAAATCAAACAAGTGATGCTTTTTGTAAGGAGGTTTTATCTAGCCTAAATGCTAACGGAATTATTGCCATGATAATTACTTTTAGAGATGCTGGTGGACATGTAACACTTTGGGATAATGATAAAGGAGAATTTTTAGACAATGTAGATAATTCAGATGGAGTAAACTATATGAACGGTAGATACAACATTAGAGAAGTATATTTTTGGGAGATTGCAAGATGA
- a CDS encoding S28 family serine protease, whose amino-acid sequence MPHNQIPNNQDIMLDSNANLLLYEAHIRLMYRYAILALAGNVKLTYFMEARKRNDYTDVKKDLDIQGNKIQCKIEKIATCLSLLDEYNKSILRGLSDSQKMLFLALVRSNKDIGDKIPVGGLKIFYKIPKTQEIYVDKIAMTIALNFAKNYEVIDHINENDRESKMGFRATLFRDIRNNEYVLGIAGTDAPSPNPLTVDWKDIGTDASLTLRKLPKKQYDSMINFYFRLKQSGKIAHNTPIVVVGHSLGGYLAQLFALTYPHITHGLYTYQAPGAKRLWRGIFSFLQSLNIKARDTQTDMREHRKQAYKNLSRANRQEAMNILKDKTFHIHTDKDSNLNNNQWILLNFVQELGTKTPGYLYYINDKNNDFHHPAHCVRALERLNRLLDVIHHSTKTQMNLQDLNLFLRNLYHYSLLHKRGETLSEAIDCVLDDVAYYQNLIEMKSIDFLQDRGLEPFAENQQIYIMPLRANDFTNIPLDSLNKLDLGYLRSLVKSQAYRLIAHDTISLLNFKNISYFLGYNASTYKIYQNGLDDFSLNAYIDRFHLCIEQGETHRVVFKEELLS is encoded by the coding sequence ATGCCACATAATCAAATACCAAACAATCAAGATATAATGTTAGATTCAAATGCAAATCTCTTGCTATATGAAGCACATATAAGGCTTATGTATAGATATGCTATTTTGGCTTTGGCGGGGAATGTAAAACTCACATATTTTATGGAAGCAAGAAAAAGAAATGACTATACAGATGTCAAGAAAGATTTAGATATTCAAGGAAATAAAATACAATGCAAAATAGAAAAAATAGCAACTTGTCTATCATTACTAGATGAGTATAATAAAAGCATATTGCGAGGTTTGAGTGATTCTCAAAAAATGTTATTTTTAGCACTTGTTCGTTCAAACAAGGATATAGGCGATAAAATACCTGTTGGTGGTCTTAAGATATTTTACAAAATTCCTAAAACACAAGAAATTTATGTGGATAAAATAGCAATGACTATCGCCCTAAACTTTGCTAAAAATTATGAAGTGATAGACCACATCAATGAAAATGATAGAGAATCTAAAATGGGCTTTAGGGCTACGCTTTTTAGAGATATAAGAAATAATGAATATGTTTTGGGTATAGCAGGGACTGATGCCCCAAGCCCCAATCCTCTTACAGTTGATTGGAAAGATATAGGGACTGATGCTTCCTTGACATTGAGAAAACTCCCTAAAAAGCAGTATGATTCTATGATAAATTTTTACTTTAGGCTAAAGCAAAGCGGAAAGATAGCACATAACACACCAATAGTGGTAGTAGGACACTCACTAGGAGGGTATCTTGCACAGCTTTTTGCTCTCACATATCCGCATATCACACATGGGCTTTATACCTATCAGGCACCGGGCGCAAAGAGACTATGGAGAGGAATATTTAGCTTTTTGCAAAGCCTTAATATAAAAGCTAGAGATACACAAACAGATATGCGAGAGCATAGAAAACAAGCCTATAAGAATCTCTCAAGGGCTAATAGGCAAGAGGCAATGAATATCCTAAAAGACAAAACCTTTCATATCCATACCGATAAAGATTCTAATCTCAACAATAACCAATGGATATTATTAAATTTTGTCCAAGAGCTAGGCACAAAAACACCGGGCTATTTGTATTATATCAATGACAAAAACAATGACTTTCATCACCCAGCCCATTGTGTGCGTGCATTAGAAAGGCTAAATAGATTGCTAGATGTAATCCACCATAGCACAAAGACTCAAATGAACTTGCAAGATTTAAATCTTTTTCTACGCAATCTGTATCATTATTCTTTGTTGCATAAAAGGGGTGAGACTCTAAGCGAGGCGATAGATTGTGTATTAGATGATGTAGCGTATTATCAAAATCTCATAGAAATGAAAAGCATTGATTTTTTGCAAGATAGGGGCTTAGAGCCTTTTGCAGAAAATCAACAAATATACATTATGCCACTTAGAGCCAATGATTTCACAAATATCCCCTTAGATTCTCTCAATAAGCTTGATTTAGGCTACTTGCGTTCATTGGTAAAATCACAGGCTTATAGACTTATCGCACACGATACTATTAGCCTATTAAACTTCAAAAACATTTCTTATTTTTTAGGCTACAATGCAAGCACATACAAAATTTATCAAAATGGGCTAGATGATTTTAGTCTAAACGCCTATATTGATAGATTTCATCTCTGTATAGAGCAAGGTGAAACTCATAGGGTAGTATTTAAAGAAGAGCTACTCTCATAA
- a CDS encoding alpha/beta fold hydrolase yields MQCYELARFYEEQIKKHLDYKQKLIIVGHSLGGYLAQSFCFMYPDRVAELYTFNSPGLLGAWNKDFIDDLLSGFEIATYVVGGAGIARKIGFKLLTKSPTTLKVMAVLGLLSLTINIKYATWIPKELQKYSGIIKYLIKNIKDSESREGKYMPYPLDKNNHYHIEATNLLDFEKHMSDTTFYVNLIQHLGTDIAGNYYPIYLGNELSNSHFLAPMLNILYFYSYLLELDSNYDKVKDKSLSECIEYCNKFMNDIKIHLETFVITTNKNNKRSFEIKNGPFTLFRDSPKEMDFLEIFLSRVAVIIGKSNQELSMQGKSYYTSSMQPTIPKESIIDFVTTLSNDGYYMSILDKEYFAEIRKKCDDINNINNVGYKACLAEYRNFIIINKNNQIIENKDNLGSIYGYNSSVYRAVHNKWCETSLGSHCKIIQGLYYGGKATMIAVKGA; encoded by the coding sequence ATGCAGTGCTATGAGTTAGCAAGATTCTATGAGGAGCAAATTAAAAAGCATTTAGATTATAAACAAAAACTAATTATTGTAGGACATTCGCTAGGTGGGTATTTAGCTCAAAGCTTTTGCTTTATGTATCCTGATAGAGTAGCAGAACTCTACACATTTAACTCTCCCGGATTACTTGGAGCTTGGAATAAGGACTTTATCGATGATCTTTTGAGTGGTTTTGAGATTGCTACCTATGTTGTTGGTGGTGCAGGTATCGCAAGAAAAATAGGCTTTAAGCTTTTAACAAAATCGCCTACTACTTTAAAGGTTATGGCGGTTTTAGGGCTGCTATCTTTAACGATTAATATCAAGTATGCGACTTGGATACCAAAGGAACTACAAAAATATAGTGGCATTATTAAATACCTCATTAAAAATATAAAAGATTCAGAATCTAGAGAGGGCAAGTATATGCCCTATCCACTAGACAAAAACAACCACTATCACATAGAAGCCACAAATCTACTTGACTTTGAAAAACATATGAGTGATACAACCTTTTATGTGAATCTTATCCAGCATTTAGGCACAGATATAGCAGGGAATTATTATCCTATCTATCTTGGGAATGAGTTATCAAACTCACATTTCTTAGCCCCAATGCTAAATATCCTCTACTTCTACTCCTATCTTTTAGAATTAGATTCTAATTACGATAAAGTCAAAGATAAAAGCCTTAGTGAGTGTATAGAGTATTGCAATAAATTTATGAATGATATAAAGATTCATTTAGAAACTTTTGTAATAACAACAAACAAGAATAACAAAAGAAGTTTCGAGATAAAAAATGGACCATTTACACTATTTAGGGATTCTCCTAAAGAAATGGATTTTTTAGAAATATTTTTAAGCAGGGTTGCAGTGATTATTGGTAAAAGCAATCAGGAACTATCAATGCAAGGTAAATCGTATTATACAAGCTCTATGCAACCCACTATTCCCAAAGAATCTATAATAGACTTTGTCACTACACTTTCAAACGATGGATACTATATGAGTATCTTAGATAAAGAATACTTTGCTGAGATAAGAAAAAAATGTGATGATATCAATAATATAAATAATGTAGGATATAAAGCTTGTCTTGCAGAATATAGAAACTTTATCATCATAAATAAAAACAATCAAATAATAGAAAACAAAGACAATCTAGGTTCAATCTATGGATATAATTCAAGTGTATATAGAGCAGTGCATAATAAGTGGTGCGAAACCTCACTAGGAAGTCATTGCAAAATCATACAAGGCTTGTATTATGGTGGTAAAGCAACAATGATAGCAGTTAAGGGAGCATAA